The Nostoc sp. NIES-3756 DNA window TTTATAATTAACACCTAACTTATTTGCAAGCTAACTTTTTAGAACTAATATTATTAATTAATATATTTATTATTAAAAATATCTATAATCATCATTTAGTTAAACAATTGTTTAAAAATAAAAAACATTTTAAACATTAAATACTATATTTACATTATGTTCCACCAAGAATTAACTTTTGCGTAATCTTATAAATACGCTTCAACAAAACAAAATGCGTTTCAATTATAGCTATTAACCAACAAAATTGTTAGTGATGGAGTAAAAAATTTTAGCTAACAATCTCTTTAAACAAGAGTTGGATGTAATTAAAATTTTGCCAATTTTGTAAGAACTTGTGGTTTTTTTATGGTTGCTCACTTACAATTGGTTACGGCTTACACACAATGGTGAATTAATTATAAATAAGCAATGTTATCTAATTTAGAGTTATTACAAGAGTTTGTAGCTCAATCTATCCAAAAACAAGACATTTTACTAGCTAACGCTAATTTACAAGCTCAGACAGCTTATAAGATTAACCAAGTTATAGCTAAAACCGAAGGAGTGATTGCTACCGCCCAACTGACCCATATACCCCTAGAATTTTCAGTTAAAGCAACTTCCTCCTACTGGGAATCGATCAATGAGGCATTAGCAAACTATAACTACATTCTTACAGGAGAAATAGATAGTCGTAATTGTTATAGATATAAGTACTGCGAAATTCCTAAAGGATATCAAATGCACTGTATGAAATCAGTACATTTGTGGCGTTCTTGGTGGAAATATCGCAAAAATAAATCACAACTGGGGATTCCTTTGGATTTGTTGATACGTAACCGCAACTCTTGGTATCCCATTAGGGATTTAATTATTAGTGACGGACTTCTTTATATTAAAACCTTAGGAAGTGAGATAGCGGTTCACTCTAATGATTTATTAATTTGGTTAAGCAAGGGAGGAGAGAAATTTACTACTCCATCTGATCAAGAAGATTAAAATGCTACCTTCTAGGACGGTTGTGATAATATAAGCCTTGATCAATTTGTGTGAGATGTGAGCAGCAAAGAAGAAGAAATAAGTAATTTTCATGCTTTCATTAATTGATGATTAGCAGGAAAGTAACCATGAAAGGACTCTGGCTAGAAAATAAGCAGTTACAACTACTTACAAATATTCCGGTTCCAGAACCAACGCCAGGAGAAGCCCTTGTACGTGTTTTACGTGCGGGAATTTGTAATACTGATTTGGAACTGTTGAGGGGTTATTATCCTTACACGGGAATTATAGGACACGAATTTGTAGGACTAGTGGAACAAGGGCCAGAACATCTACTCAACAAAAGAGTTGTGGGAGAAATCAACGCTGCTTGCGGTCATTGTCGTTTTTGTCTTCGAGGACAACCAACTCATTGTGAAAACCGCACGGTTTTAGGTATAGTCAACCGTCATGGGGCATTTGCTGAATATCTCTGTTTACCTATACAAAATCTACATCCTATACCGGAAAATGTGCCGACAGATGCGGCAACTTTCACCGAACCTTTAGCAGCCGCATTAGAAATTCAGCAACAAGTAATATTGAATAGAGACGATCGCTTGCTAGTAGTTGGAGATGGCAAACTAGGTCAGTTAGTAGCACAAACACTCGCTTTAACTGGTTGTGAACTCTTAGTTATTGGTCGTCATCCAGAAAAACTTGCACATTTAAAAGCACGGGGTATTCCAACTGGTTTAGTTGATGCTGTTAAAGAAAGAGCTTTTGACATTGTAGTTGAGTGTACTGGCAATGCAGAAGGATTTGCGATCGCCCGTCGCGCATTACGCCCCCGTGGTACTCTAGTCTTGAAAAGTACCTACGCTGGCAATCTCAGTTTAGACGCTTCTTCCTTGGTAGTAGACGAAATCACACTTATCGGTTCCCGTTGTGGCCCCTTTTCCCCCGCCATAGAGTTATTAGCTACAGGAAAAGTTGACGTAGAACCTCTAATTCACGCCCACTACCCCCTCAACAAAGGACTTTCAGCTTTCGAGGAAGCCCAGCGCCGAGGCGTGTTAAAAGTATTATTAGATATTAGTAATTAGTCAACTGTCCACTGACAACTATCAACTATCCCTAATACAAATAAGGATTAGTCTTTGCTTGATAATCCATACAGTTAATTGCTTCTTCCGTGTTGGCAATTGATGGGTGTACAGTGCATTTTAGGCGGTAGTCATCTGTAAAAAATTGGCAGCCAGAACAGGGTATTTGGTGCATTTGTTTGGCTGTTTTAATACTGTCCCTTGTGGCAGTCCAAAAACTCCAAATCACCATAAAAATTAAAGACCAAGCAGTAACAAAGCAAATAGGCACTATAAATGCCTGAATCCCCTTAATAACAAAAATTATCAATTCCAACACAGCAAGTTCTAATAAAAATTAAGAGCTAGAAGTATCTTAACCCCTAACTCTGTCATCTTATCTTCTGGCTTTGGAGGTATAAATCAATTCAAAATTCAAAAGTTCTGCCTTCTGCTTCCTGCCTCCTAGATTCCTGCATGACCCAAGGCTAAACCGGCAACTAGCATCCCTAATACCAGAAATGGTTGAGCGCTGGCTTGGTATTTGACATCATTTTTCAAAGGGTCGCGCAAGAAATACATATCTTGGAAGGTGATTTGAGGAATGATTAACAATGCCAAGATAGCGGCGTACAAGTTTTCATGAATACTTACAAGATAAGCAGCTATTAACCCTTGGAATACATCAATCATCACAACACAAATCCAAGCCGCTTTGTCAACGCCAAACATTACAGGTAGTGATTGTAGCCCAAGTTGGCGATCGCCTTCTACACTCTTAAAGTCGTTGACGATCGCAATACCCAAACCTGCCAAACTGTAAATTAAGGTGATAACGATAATTTTCCAGTTGAGTTGACCAAATAAAGCATGACCTGCCCACCAAGGCAAAGCAATGTAACTAGCACCCAAAGCGTAGTTACCTAACCATCCGTTTTGCTTGAGTTTGAGTGGAGGTGCAGAGTAAATAAAGGCGATAAAGGAACCAAACAACGCCAATACTGTCACGTTGGGGAAGTCATGACCTGCCCATAAATCCAGTACAAAAGCTAAAGCAATCCCCCCCAGAAATAAGGTAATTATCTGAGTAGCTACTTGGGGTACAGAAATTGCGCCGGAAGGAATGGGGCGGTAAGGTTCATTGATGGCATCAATTTCGCGATCGTAAAAATCGTTTAAGGTTTGGGTATAACCCGTCAGCAGTGGCCCAGACAACAACATACAAGCTGCTGCTTTCAAAACATTTTCTAACGACCAAGTATAGTTACCAGAAGAAGCCGCACCACAAACAACACCCCAAATCAGAGGTATCCAGGTAATTGGCTTCATCAATTGCAGGCGAATTTTCCAAATCGAAGTTTCCCCTGGTGCTGCACCTTTCATCCCTAACAACTGCCTAGTTTTGGCGCTGCGATCGCCAGGATTTACGATGGCTTCAGGTTGATTGGGATCGGGGGTTATAGGAGATGATTCAGACATAAGATTAATTTGTAATTCGTAATTCGTAATTAGGGTATTACACAGAGATAGTTTAAGAACTGGAGATGAGGAAAATTAACTATTTCCCAGTCCCCAGTTCTCAGTAGCTAATCCCTTAAAAAGAAATTATCAAATAATTATTTTGGAACTTTGCGCCAGTAACAGGTCTGCCAGTCAGTGCTGGGGGTAAGAAAATATTTCGGCGTTGGTCGCCTGCTTCTACTGTTACTTCTGGCCCAACCTGAGTAAGTTTGACTTGCTTTTTGTCAAATCCAGGTAAAAATAGCCGCACTTGGCGGTTGTGAATGTCGATAGTGATGGGGGCTGGTGCTTGTACTGCTTGCTGGGTAAAGTTGGGGAGGGCATCTATTAAAGGTTGCCAGTCATCTTTGCTAGCGTCGGGTACAACTGTCACCGATAAGGGTGCAAATTCTTCTGCTAGGTTAGCATCTGTTTCGGAGGATACCTGAATGACACCACCAATAGTTAAGCCAACTTGTTGAGCGCTTCCCCATAAATAACGTACACTTGCTACTTCTAAGGGGTCTGCTGTGGTTACTAGAAAGGCAGCAACTCGCTTGGGGTCTGCAAGTGCTTCCCTGCCTTTATCTAATAAATTGTTGACTTGATTGGTGGGTTGGGCAAAGTTATCTGCTGTCCAGTTGAAATTGAAAAAACTGCTAATTAATGGCTGAATCAAGGGCGATTCCGTAATCGTTTTCCCTAAGTCGGAGTTGGTAAACAACTGGCGAAAGCGCCGTACATACCAGCTTAACGATTCTGGTAAACCCAACATCCGCAAGGTAGAAGCGTCACCTGCACCATCGTAGACGATCGCATCATATTTACCACTGGCATCATATTCACGAATCGCATTCAAGGCCAGGGCGTTGTCCATACCCGGTAATACTACCAGTTCCTGACCATACACCTCTTTGAGAATGGGGGTGCGGAGATATTGCGCCTCAAGTTTTTTGACTTCTTCCCAGTTGCGCTCTAAGAGTACAGAAGATTGAAACTGGACAACATCTAAATTTGGGGCAATTTGCTGAGGGTCAGGAGTGAGGGTTTTATCTAACAGAAGGGGCAATACTGGTTCTGCCAATCCTGCTAGAAGCACCCGCTTACCTTGACTTGCCAATGACTTGGCTGCGGCGATCGCTATTTTTGTCCGAGCAATACCACTTTTGCCCAAAAATGTCAATATTAGGGACATGCTTTTGATTTCCAATTACCGCAGGTCTTTTAAATTCCAACTTAA harbors:
- a CDS encoding MDR/zinc-dependent alcohol dehydrogenase-like family protein; its protein translation is MKGLWLENKQLQLLTNIPVPEPTPGEALVRVLRAGICNTDLELLRGYYPYTGIIGHEFVGLVEQGPEHLLNKRVVGEINAACGHCRFCLRGQPTHCENRTVLGIVNRHGAFAEYLCLPIQNLHPIPENVPTDAATFTEPLAAALEIQQQVILNRDDRLLVVGDGKLGQLVAQTLALTGCELLVIGRHPEKLAHLKARGIPTGLVDAVKERAFDIVVECTGNAEGFAIARRALRPRGTLVLKSTYAGNLSLDASSLVVDEITLIGSRCGPFSPAIELLATGKVDVEPLIHAHYPLNKGLSAFEEAQRRGVLKVLLDISN
- the chlG gene encoding chlorophyll synthase ChlG produces the protein MSESSPITPDPNQPEAIVNPGDRSAKTRQLLGMKGAAPGETSIWKIRLQLMKPITWIPLIWGVVCGAASSGNYTWSLENVLKAAACMLLSGPLLTGYTQTLNDFYDREIDAINEPYRPIPSGAISVPQVATQIITLFLGGIALAFVLDLWAGHDFPNVTVLALFGSFIAFIYSAPPLKLKQNGWLGNYALGASYIALPWWAGHALFGQLNWKIIVITLIYSLAGLGIAIVNDFKSVEGDRQLGLQSLPVMFGVDKAAWICVVMIDVFQGLIAAYLVSIHENLYAAILALLIIPQITFQDMYFLRDPLKNDVKYQASAQPFLVLGMLVAGLALGHAGI
- a CDS encoding Get3/ArsA fold putative tail anchor-mediating ATPase NosAFP; the protein is MSLILTFLGKSGIARTKIAIAAAKSLASQGKRVLLAGLAEPVLPLLLDKTLTPDPQQIAPNLDVVQFQSSVLLERNWEEVKKLEAQYLRTPILKEVYGQELVVLPGMDNALALNAIREYDASGKYDAIVYDGAGDASTLRMLGLPESLSWYVRRFRQLFTNSDLGKTITESPLIQPLISSFFNFNWTADNFAQPTNQVNNLLDKGREALADPKRVAAFLVTTADPLEVASVRYLWGSAQQVGLTIGGVIQVSSETDANLAEEFAPLSVTVVPDASKDDWQPLIDALPNFTQQAVQAPAPITIDIHNRQVRLFLPGFDKKQVKLTQVGPEVTVEAGDQRRNIFLPPALTGRPVTGAKFQNNYLIISF